The Nakamurella antarctica genomic interval GCCATGTCTGCCACCGCTGCAAGCCCGACTTGATCTTCCAGTGACACGAACGCGGTGTTGGGGGACGTTGCCAGCGCCTGCTCCAGCGGCATGGTGGCAGGGAATTCGCCCGCGTTTTTGAACTCTTTATTCTTCGCCAAAGGGCTCGTGTAGACGGGGGGCGAATCGATGACGTCGGCGGTTCCGACCCCGTTATTCATCGCAGCGGCCGCAGTGAAGATCTTGAACGTGGATCCGGCGCCCAGCGGCACGAAGGTGGTGGCAAGTTTCTGAACTGTCTGCCCCTCCTTCAACCCGTAGGGGCGGTTGACGGCAAGAGCGAGAACCGGGCGCCCGCGCGTGGTGTTAGTGGTGCCGGGTTCAACGATGGCAAGCACGTCGGCAATGCGACTTGCCGCGCCAGCCACATCACCCGCGTTGGTGTTGACGGACGTGAGCGCCTTAGTCATCACGTCGGGGTCCAACGTGGTGGTGATGGTGTATCCACCAGTTTTGAGCTGCTCCTCGGTGAACGGCTTGTCCGGCAAGGACGTGAGGTAATTGAGCACGTATTGGCAGAAATAGCCGATTCCCTGGGTGCCCAATGTTGAATTGGTATCGGCGGAAATGCAGCCATTCGGGATGTCGGTTTGGTTAATCGGAAGTTTACTGCCGAGCAGGGGGGCGATCGTCGCCTGGGAGTACTTCTTATCCCGGACGAGAGCGTTGAGGACTTTGTCGCGGCGCGACATCACGTCGTCAATGCGGTCAGGGTTGAAAGGGTTGTAGCGGTTGGGGTTATTGACCATTCCGGCGAGCATGGCAGCCTCCCCCAATTCGAGGTTTTTTGCGCTCTTGCCGAAGAAGTACTGAGAGGCCGCCTCTGCTCCGTAGACCGACGGCGCGAATGCCACGGTGTTGAGATACGACTCGAGGATTTTGTTCTTGGAGTTGACAGTTGCCTCGAGATTGATCGCGATGCGGGCTTCTTTGAGCTTGCGGATCGGAGTGCTCTCGATCGCTTGCGCTTTGTCGGCGTCGGTCTTGGCCGCAATCAGGTAAAGGTAGTTCTTCACGTATTGCTGGGTGATGGTCGAGCCACCGCCAGCGCTTGACTTGCCGGCAACCTGCCCCAGCGCCGCGCGCGCGGTTCCACGCCAGTCGACACCGAAATGATCGAAAAAGCGACGGTCTTCGATGGAGACGATGGAATCCTTGAGGTACTGCGAAATATCGCCAAATGGCACCCACGTGCGGTTTTGGTCGTACAGATACGCAAAGGGCTTGCCGTTTTTGTCTTGGATGACGGTTCGTTCTGGAGCCGGCAGGTTCATGTTGACGGTGTCGGTGCCTTCCACCGCTTGCGCAACTTGGGTGGCACCCAAGCCAGCCGCAGCCGCGTAAGGAAGTAAAAGGATCGCCACTAACACGCCGCCGATAAGGCTGCCGACGGTCAGTCGCCCAAGATTGCTCATCACTCGCACCGACTTAGGGTACGTGGTTTTGATGGGAGACCCCTGGTTGTTGGAACTTTTGCCCTCTCCGTTGTGGGCTACATCCGAGGTACCAACGCGCCCCGGGAAATAACGGACATCCGGATCACCGTTACCGATCTGCAACATAAAAACGGACGAAGCGACACAACCGCAACCGATCCGTTGGCGTCTGGTCAACAGACAGACCCGCCCGGGAAGGGAAAACGCTGAGCGCAGGATGCGCCTGCGTACAGGTCACAAAGAGGAAGGTGGACACCGTGAGTGCTCGGTCACTACATGCGGTCCCGGAGATTATTAGCGCCCCGTCGGACGTTCCGCTGGGTGGAAAGCCCGTGCGAGTCCAGCCATCGGCTTCCTGCGATGCTCGCCTCACGCCCCACCAAGTACCGGCTCAGCTTCTGCTGAGCTCCGGAGCGTGGGCGCGGAATGGATTGTGTGTGGGACGTGATCCCGATGCGCTCTTCGTCACGGGCGCCGCCCAGCGGGAAGCTGTCAAGATCTGCAATGGCTGCCCGGTCCGCCTGGAATGTGTTTCGGACGCGTTGGACAACCAGGTTGAGTTTGGCGTGTGGGGAGGCCTCACTGAGCGCCAACGGCGGGCGCTGTTGCGGCAGCGACCCGACGTCACCAGCTGGCTCGACCTTCTTACCCAAGCTCGAGAGGCGGCAGTCGCTTCCAGCGCAAGCTGAAAACCATTTCGACTCTGCGGAGGCTATTCGGTGTGTTGACCTGCGAGTTGTGCGCCGATGCGGCGCAGGTCAGGCAAGGCGTAGACATCCCGAGCTGACGCTGGCACCGAGATAATTGGCAGGTCGGGGTGGGCTCGAACGAATCGTGCCTGCATTTTGGTTTCCGCCGTGTGCAGGGTCATTCGCTGTGCGTGCAAGTTGAGGACTGCTGCGGTCAAACTTTCCGGATCCAACGTGCTTGCCACCGACTCTGCCGCGGACGCTGACAAATCAGCCAGCGGAGGGTGAGTGCGATTCAAGATAAGGCCAGCAAGTGGCATGTGGTCTGACTGCAGTCGGTCGGCGAAGTACGAGGCCTCGCGCAATGCGTCGGCCTCGGGAGTGGCGACGACCACGAATGTCGTTCCCGCATTGCGCAACAATTGGTACGTTGCATCAGCTCTCGCCCGAAAACCGCCAAACATGTCCTCGAAGAGCTGTACAAATTTTGCGGCATCGGAGAGCATCTGCCCCCGATCACGGCGGTCACCGCCTTGGTAAAGAGCGCAAAGCCCGCCCCGACTATTTTCAATACGCCGCGCCCCGGGCTGGTCAGTAGCCGGATTGTCCGGCCGTCTAAGAATGACGAAAGACGTTGCGGTGCATCAAGAAAGTCAAGGGCAGAGCGACTAGGTGGGGTGTCGACCACTATCAGGTCCCACTCCTCGGTCGCGGCGAGACGACCAAGTTTCTCCATCGCCATGTACTCCTGCGTTCCACTGAAAGAACTGGAAATCGTTTGGTAGAAGGGGTTTTCGAAGATCTGCGCGGCGCGTTCCGGGGCGGAGTGGGCGGTGACCATGTCGTCAAAAGTGCGGCGCGTGTCCAGCATCATCGCCCACAGCTCACCCGTTGCCGCCGAGCCGATGTCGACGCGGCGGGGCGTGTTGTCCAGAACATCAAGGCCCAAGGATTGGGCAAGACGCTTGGCCGGATCGATGGTGAGTACGGCGGTTCGACGGCCAGCGTCGGCGGCCCGGATGGCGATCGCAGCCGCGGTAGTCGTTTTGCCGACACCGCCGGAACCGCAGGTGATCACGATTTTGGTTTCGGGGTCCAAGATCAGTGCATCGATATCCAGCGGGCGCACTGTAGACGTACCCGTAGTTGCCTTACTCACAGAGTTGCCTAGAGATGCGGCGGAGGGGCTCATCGGACGCCTTGTT includes:
- a CDS encoding transglycosylase domain-containing protein, which gives rise to MSNLGRLTVGSLIGGVLVAILLLPYAAAAGLGATQVAQAVEGTDTVNMNLPAPERTVIQDKNGKPFAYLYDQNRTWVPFGDISQYLKDSIVSIEDRRFFDHFGVDWRGTARAALGQVAGKSSAGGGSTITQQYVKNYLYLIAAKTDADKAQAIESTPIRKLKEARIAINLEATVNSKNKILESYLNTVAFAPSVYGAEAASQYFFGKSAKNLELGEAAMLAGMVNNPNRYNPFNPDRIDDVMSRRDKVLNALVRDKKYSQATIAPLLGSKLPINQTDIPNGCISADTNSTLGTQGIGYFCQYVLNYLTSLPDKPFTEEQLKTGGYTITTTLDPDVMTKALTSVNTNAGDVAGAASRIADVLAIVEPGTTNTTRGRPVLALAVNRPYGLKEGQTVQKLATTFVPLGAGSTFKIFTAAAAMNNGVGTADVIDSPPVYTSPLAKNKEFKNAGEFPATMPLEQALATSPNTAFVSLEDQVGLAAVADMAVAMGLRGYSLDAGQVEPGFADLAGSYRDQITQQAIASFTLGVTPVSPLDLASVGATIASNGMWCPPTPVGSITDRNDAPVDWSTIPCEQVVPKELAQTLALAMEGDIAADGSQGYTGTAHASFEAGGWNMNNTVAGKTGTTQEYKSSAFLGFTPAYSGASLVWDFEPSPQPICQDPLSTCTFDEITAGSKKGMSGGSVPAKTWVDAMAPLYKDRAKEFFGAATAQYKNGLTKKVPDLLGKSTDDARAELVTQGYINDPTSVIDVFSDAPVGQVVDYHPRESAVQGAIVTLIVSKGKAATG
- a CDS encoding WhiB family transcriptional regulator; the protein is MSSGAWARNGLCVGRDPDALFVTGAAQREAVKICNGCPVRLECVSDALDNQVEFGVWGGLTERQRRALLRQRPDVTSWLDLLTQAREAAVASSAS